The Amaranthus tricolor cultivar Red isolate AtriRed21 chromosome 2, ASM2621246v1, whole genome shotgun sequence genome contains the following window.
TAGGCTAAGTTTCTTGGtggacattaagaatattgtaagtaagtattttgtacttttttggtgggcattaagtatattgtaagtaggtataaaggataatgtaaataggcattaaggatatagtaagtaaacattaaaatttaattggtTTGATCTAATAGacatctctcaaaaagacggtcGCTTAAACAACCAGGTATCACAATTATTCATAACAAAGGCAACCATTCGCAATGTAAACACAATTAAATCTTGCATATTCCCAACAGACAGAAGTTTCAATGTAAACGCTTTGAttttatatacataataaaGTGTGACAACACGAACCTCAATGCGAATAAACACGAAGTGTCTTAATGTGATACCGCCTCATTTTGAgaatttgtataaaaaaaattgttttcattattcatctttaaTGTCATTATCTTCCTAGTTCTTACTAGGTAAAATATGCAATTTTAGTCTCTAAATTTTTGTTAACTCCAAGGCCAAggaaattttgaataatttaatttttttaaaaaaaaattctcgaAATAAGCTTTgggaaattttaatttcaaaatcaaGGTGCAATTTCATAATGTTTGAAGGAATATAAAAAACCAACAAATATTAGTTTGTTGTTATCAACGGCAaacaacataatttttttttacttttcaaaCGCTGTGACATGGTCTCActtttgttcactgttagtaatagcgaacaaagtAAAAATGTCTTTTTCGTTGCTAGTAAAAGTGAACAAACTTCGATCTTAAGCTCAGACACCAAGAcgcttattttagaaattaaaatttttcaaagattaatttgtgaatttttttttaaaatttattttgttcaatttttcCAAGTCCAAGCTCCAGTTTAAATTCAAGCCAAAATCTTTTTCTTAAATGAGTAGTATCCGCTTACACAAGGCAAAAACAAGGAATTGCGGAATTTCGAATagaataaactttttttttaaaaaaaaattctcaaataagCGTTTCTGTATCTGAACCTAAAATCAAGCTTTGTTCACTGTAATTAACAgcaaacaagagaaaaaaaatttagcaCAACTTTAtttgctgttactaatagcaagCGAACAAAAAGAAGATAATATCATAACGTTTAAAGAGacaaaaaattacatgtttGTTTGACTGTTTGTTGATAACAACAAACaagcatttatttatttttttgtcttttcaaACGTTATAACATTCTTTTCTTtctgttcgctgttaataacacgaacaaaaaattttgactttttctGCTTAgtttctttgttcgctgttagtaacaacgaacaaatacTTGACCTCAGCTTTGACATGAAGACGCTTATTTTAGAAGTTAGAATTTCccgaaatttattttgaaaatttttatattaagtttttttttttaaaaattttcggAAATTACACTATTTTTTTGCCACACTCATCTATCTaactttgtttatatttttgatcACGAGTCATGTTTTGTAATTCATATTTGTAGattttaacttttcattttatctaTACATCTTTTCTAcaatttcataaatatatatttttacatctttttctttctttccatAATTTAACAATAATTCTACTTAGAGCAAACCACATTAGACCTAACTTTAGTAGGCActaaaaatttgtgatatttttCTAACTTAACACAAATCCACTCATAATTCCATTATTGATATTACTGATTGCAcgcaattattatattatgagtATTATATACCATTAAAAAAGAGGGTCCTTAGAAAACGACCAAAACAAATCACATATCCAAGAAACTTTTTCGCCAGTTGATGCACCATCCATTTTCATCAAATGCTATATAGCTTTAGTTTTCTTATTACTTGCTTCCtccgttttattatacttgtaactGATTGTATTGGCAAATTATAAAATAGGTAGCAAAGACTACccatgtttttttaaaataattttcctttttttgttaccttgtacttcctccgttttacTATATtggctacatttgacttttacgcaatttaatatattattttattcatttatatattaaaatatgcacatctaaaaacaataaaaagttaatttatgacagtatgcgattagacgattcaaacaagaacCTGCTtgcatatattttttcttacatacaagttgtaatatataaaataatcttgaatgatgaatagtgtcaataacCGTAATGCAACgagtatttcaaaatgaaagaaGTATTTCACCAAGTCAATCTTCTATTTcgttgtaacttgtaacttaTAGCTTTGTACAATGCGATGTGGATGACATATATGCCCTTTTTGGCAgtgatataaaattatttacgaTATTTTACTTACAGGTCAATTTtgagtaatgaaaaattttTGGATTGTTCATTTTATAAATAAGATTCTGccgaatttttttattaatttactttaaCAATTTGGTGCTACCCATGATTTTATGTTCTGGATCCATCACTGACTGATTGTcacatattttcatataatatgttACAATCAGATGCGATTATTTCAGAACGAAGGAACTATTATCATCTTCCTCCTTTAATTTACCCTTTTGTTTGTCATTTCTACATACATATTGACAAATTTTAGCCCTACATAATATGTCTCTATCGCACCATTGCTCCTTATTGCTCCACGTTCGCTGCCGTATTCTATCAAGATCAGACTCTTACAACCCATATATCAACATACTCTTCCCACTACCCTTAATCCTCCCAAATACATTCCTATCCTCCTCCATGGGTTGTGCCACCACCACCTCGAGAATACTTCTCGGTTGGTTAACTCTTATGTTGGTTCAAAGCGTGGTTTCTAATGCCGAAAATGAGGTTAAGAGTCATACAATTATGGTGATGAAATCGCTGTCGTTTCCTGAGTTTAGTACATCGATTAACCTGAGGATTGAGCATGATGTTAAGCTTCTAGGAAATGCCAAGTTCTCGAGTGATAAACGAAGCATACAAATACCTGATGTGTCGGAAACTGATGATCTTAGGCATCAAGCAGGCCGTGCAATCTACTCCTCTCCGATTCGGGTGTTTGATCCTACTAGCCAAAGGCCCGGTTCTTTTGAGACTACATTCACCTTCCAACTCAATAATCATACTACATCATCGTACGATGATATTTCGGAGGATGCTCATGGAGGTAAGAACTATTGTCTCCTTGGTTCACAGTTAATTGCATAGATATAGTACATGTACTTTTGATTAAAGATTTAGAAGCACATAAAGGCTTGTAGGTAGGATGAACAAATGGGTGGGTGGATGAGGTATGTCCTATCCTTATCCATACGGGCATACccacttaaaatttttatatccaCCGGTCCATCATCTACCCACCACATATAGCAAGgtaaaattttcatacccaCACCGGCCCACCTGGATAAGCATTCAAACCCCATTTCCACCCACTATGGCCTATTGGGTAAACCCATAATGGGTATACCCCAACCTTTAATTCGTTTCACATTCACTCCAAGTTCttgttatatattctataaatctttataaatttaattgtacATCTAATTTTGTTAAACCATACAACGTAAATAAAAGTAATATTCAATATTTTGTTAATagtttcaataaataatatgaaattgatataaattagtaCATTGAAGATACAAGACGGGCTGCTATGTGGCGGGGTGGTTGGGTGTGGGGCTGGGTGGGTGGATATAGAGCGGGTAAGACCTCATACCTACCACCTACCCACTACCCATAGCGGTAGgacttttcaattttcataccTATACGGCCATACCCACCCACTACCCATCAAATCCATACCCATACCCGCTCTAATTGGGGTGAACGCGGTGCAAAACCTATATAATTTAATTCGCCTGTCATCTCTTGTAAAACAATCAACGTTATGTTGCAtgattattgattgattaaGTTCCTAATTTCACTCCTAAATATTATACTCAGGCAGTGGACTGACCTTCCTACTAGCCCCTGACGAGTTCACAGTAGGCAGACCTGGTCCGTGGCTTGGAATGATAAACGATGCCTGTAACGACGACTACAAGTTCATCGCTGTTGAGTTTGACACTCGCCAAAACCCAGAATTTGGTGACCCAAATGACAACCACATCGGCATCAATTTAGGTAGCATTGTTTCAAAATCCACTATTAATGCATCAGATTATGGCCTATCCTTCGATGATGGGTCGACCCATCTGGCTAAGATTACCTATGATGGGTCAACCAAAAGGATGGAAATATGGGTTGGGAAAAACTCAAAAAGTCCTTTAAGATCAGTTTTTTCAGATGAAATTGATCTTATACCGTTTCTGAACGAGTATATGTTCGTGGGATTCTCGGCTTCAACTGGAAACAGAACACAAATACACAATATTTTGTCCTGGAACATGACCTTCAAAACTCCTGCATCTCTTCGTTACCCGACAAGCAAAACATGTGAGAGTAAGATTTTAGTAGGTAAAGATCTGGCTGAGAATAATGGAGTGCCCATCAGAGAAGAAAGGCCATCTACCACATTTTTGATTTTCGTTTGTGTTGTAATACTCTGTTTTGTGATGTTCGTCAACCTTTACTGCAATGGGAAGAGACCGAAATCATATGGGGAGTCGGCATTTTTGGTCTTACAAGAAAAGAAGCACCGGCCAACGCCACCAAATAAGCCTCGGAGGTTTACAGGGGCCGAGTTGTCTTTAGCCACCAGGGGGTTCAGTGATGGGGAGATCTTGGTTAGTGATTTAAGTGGAGTTTTGTATAGGGGAACCTTGCCTAATGGATGTCAAGTGGCAGTCAAGCGATTTTCGATTCAGTTGTTGGGATCTTTAAGCATGGATAGAAGGAAGTTTTTGAAGCGAGTCGGGTCTTTGAGTCGGGTTAGGCACCCTAGCTTGGTGCCGATTCGCGGTTGGTGTTATGATACTCGGGAGTATATGGTGGTTTATGAGTATATGTTTAATGGTTGTGTTGATAAGTGGTTGTTTGGCGTAGGGGTGTTACCTTGGAGTAGGCGTTTTAAGGTGGTGAAAAATGTTGCTAATGGGTTATGTTATCTTCATTCGCGTCAGCTTGCACATAACAATGTGCAAGTAAGCAGCGTTTTTCTTGATGTAAGCTTTAAGGCCTCGCTTGGCGATTTTGGACTGAGTGATCCATTTGGTATTGACCCGACATCTAGCCGAAGTGTTGATGTATTCAACTTTGGAATCTTCGTACTAGAAGTTGTGGCCGGAAGGAAGAGATGGGTAGCTGAGACGGATTCTAGAGGTTCAAATTCTAGTGAGAGTGAGCAAACCATGGACGTAATGGACTTGGTTGATTATGCGTGGATAATGCATGAGAAAAGTGAAAAAATTAAGATGGTTGATCGGCGAATGGGCTCAGGAGTGGATGGCGATCAAGCCGTTCGAGTTGTGGACATTGCATTGCTTTGCACCTTGCCTGAGAACAATGGAAGGCCTAAAATGGAGGAAATAGTAAACTTCTTGACCACAGATTGCATCTTACCCGAATTGCCACCAAATCGACCTATTGTATTGTTTCCATACAACAGTGGACCTAATCTCTGTGGTGGCTATGTTTGTGCTCCCTTCGGCATGAATTGAGAGGTAGAAAGCGAGATAGGTCAAGTGTAATGTAAGAATTTATGTGATCAATTTTTGCATCTATATATTGATTGTAAATAGAGTGCTTTTATTCCATGTGTaacaaaaatgataattttttttgcaactcGCACAGCCGCACAAGCATAAATCGCACAGCTGCACAAGCACAAATCTGCGCACCCAGGATAATTGAAGGTATTCGAAAATCAAATGGTCTGTTGCAACTCGAAAGCACCTAGtttcaatgaagtatgaaccaCAATGGAAATGAATCAAGTGAAGCAGAGCATATCTACTTAAAACTGACTTAAATGTTCATAATTTCAATTCTACAAAATAATCTCAAAGAAAAGAATAGCATTCTGATTGTACATTATATAATCTAAAAGCGCAGAGAGAAGCAACAAAAACACAGTAACCTCGACATGATCCATTACTTAACGGTTGGCCTTGGCAACTCTTTCAATCTCATCTTTCTTCTTGATAGAGTAACTGCAAAACAATagacaataataaattttagattattgAGCATCAAATAAACAGATAATTACAACGAATCTCTATTAGATTCATCAGGTTGATCAGTTCATCACACATCATAAACCATAATAAAGTTCAATTGCAGCAATATTAACAAACTTTTACATTCACAGTTGCAATGAaccaaatatcaaaataaaggaCACCACAGTTACCTGTTGGATGAACCCTTGGCAGCATTGATAAGCTCATCGGCAAGGCATTCAGCAATCGTCTTAATGTTCCTAAAAGCACTCTCACGAGCTCCTGTCGTGAGAAGGTAGATTGCCTGATTAACACGTCTTAGTGGAGAGATATCGACAGCCTGACGCCTCACCACACCAGCAGAACCAATTCTGGTAGCATCTTCTCTTGGTCCACTGCATACCACAATATCGATTATGGAAACAAGGAGATAATAAATCATTGAATCAAATCGAATTCTTGTAACAAAGCGGCAACTTGCACAATAGTATTTGAAACTGAGAAGGCACTACCAAACTTTTGCTTAATTACATTGCATTAGAACGATTAACATTATACAAGCATACCAAACATGATACCTCAAAGAACTTTAAATATTAAAGATTTTCACCTGTTGATAATGGCATCAACAACAACTTGGATAGGATTTAAATCAGTCAAGAGATGGATAATTTCCATGGCATGTTTCACAATGCGAACAGCCATCAACTTTTTCCCATTATTGCGACCGTGCATCATCAACGAATTGGTCAGTCTTTCAACAATAGGACACTGAGCTTTCCTGAAACGTTTCTTTTGATATCTTCCAGCAGTGTGAGGCACAAATGTAGCATGCTTAACAGAAGTTACTCCAATGTAATCAGCCAAAGCAATATCATGGACCTACATGTAACCAAGGACAATGTCAAAAACAGATGAAACGTAATACCTTAAACTGAAATCCTAAACACCACCATATGCAAGTGCATGAATTCACTCGTCATGAAAAACATACTTAAAAAAGACAAGTATATTTTCGTAACAGACTAGAATTTTTCACAAACGTCCAAG
Protein-coding sequences here:
- the LOC130805360 gene encoding probable L-type lectin-domain containing receptor kinase S.7, coding for MSLSHHCSLLLHVRCRILSRSDSYNPYINILFPLPLILPNTFLSSSMGCATTTSRILLGWLTLMLVQSVVSNAENEVKSHTIMVMKSLSFPEFSTSINLRIEHDVKLLGNAKFSSDKRSIQIPDVSETDDLRHQAGRAIYSSPIRVFDPTSQRPGSFETTFTFQLNNHTTSSYDDISEDAHGGSGLTFLLAPDEFTVGRPGPWLGMINDACNDDYKFIAVEFDTRQNPEFGDPNDNHIGINLGSIVSKSTINASDYGLSFDDGSTHLAKITYDGSTKRMEIWVGKNSKSPLRSVFSDEIDLIPFLNEYMFVGFSASTGNRTQIHNILSWNMTFKTPASLRYPTSKTCESKILVGKDLAENNGVPIREERPSTTFLIFVCVVILCFVMFVNLYCNGKRPKSYGESAFLVLQEKKHRPTPPNKPRRFTGAELSLATRGFSDGEILVSDLSGVLYRGTLPNGCQVAVKRFSIQLLGSLSMDRRKFLKRVGSLSRVRHPSLVPIRGWCYDTREYMVVYEYMFNGCVDKWLFGVGVLPWSRRFKVVKNVANGLCYLHSRQLAHNNVQVSSVFLDVSFKASLGDFGLSDPFGIDPTSSRSVDVFNFGIFVLEVVAGRKRWVAETDSRGSNSSESEQTMDVMDLVDYAWIMHEKSEKIKMVDRRMGSGVDGDQAVRVVDIALLCTLPENNGRPKMEEIVNFLTTDCILPELPPNRPIVLFPYNSGPNLCGGYVCAPFGMN
- the LOC130805361 gene encoding 40S ribosomal protein S5-like: MEAVVDSPGGLQTDVKLFGRWSFDDVSVHDIALADYIGVTSVKHATFVPHTAGRYQKKRFRKAQCPIVERLTNSLMMHGRNNGKKLMAVRIVKHAMEIIHLLTDLNPIQVVVDAIINSGPREDATRIGSAGVVRRQAVDISPLRRVNQAIYLLTTGARESAFRNIKTIAECLADELINAAKGSSNSYSIKKKDEIERVAKANR